One Vespa crabro chromosome 9, iyVesCrab1.2, whole genome shotgun sequence genomic region harbors:
- the LOC124427139 gene encoding mitochondrial inner membrane protein OXA1L yields the protein MLRNSVNGCCRLLLKLNTVQSNITCKSIHIVHRTRRTILKNSISLNSNRFDSHILNAFFVRHASTNDTKEVPEVIRIDLTNHTTVNKDDPLFEIPDIPTPVEEVVAVVQKIHPNGEVALESLGLGGFTPVGLIQSSMEWLHISCDLPWWSTIAIGTLIVRLLLLPVVIKSQRYSAKMSLHFPQISKLQQSLTEARMSGDHYQAALYTNELYKLMKETGLSPWKSFLPMLMQAPVFLCIVLALKQMTNLPVESFKTGGLWWFENLTVSDPYYILPLITSATLFITIEVGTDSLPASSMGMIKYVLRCVPLVTLPISATFSSAILFYWTTSNFFSLIQVGLLRTKRVRKFLNLPLIIRNKPIDPIAKKGFIKGIKESWENIKITKQMAERDHIDMIKFNNAGRGPVVKTYAYDPTKQIKQSKILTKNK from the exons atgttgCGAAACTCTGTCAATGGTTGTTgccgattattattaaaattaaatactgTACAG AGCAATATTACATGTAAATCAATTCACATTGTACATCGAACTAGGCGtactattttaaaaaattcaatttctctTAATTCGAATCGTTTCGATTCTCATATATTAAATGCTTTCTTTGTACGGCATGCAAGTACGAACGATACAAAGGAAGTTCCTGAAGTAATTCGAATAGATTTAACGAATCATACGACTGTTAATAAAGACGATCCATTATTTGAAATACCAG ATATACCAACTCCGGTAGAAGAGGTAGTTGCAGTGGTACAAAAAATACATCCTAATGGTGAAGTGGCATTGGAAAGTTTAGGTTTAGGAGGATTTACTCCTGTAGGTCTTATTCAATCTTCTATGGAATGGTTGCACATCTCTTGCGATTTACCTTGGTGGAGTACGATTGCTATAG gAACCTTGATCGTTAGATTACTCCTATTGCCTGTAGTAATAAAATCTCAAAGGTATTCAGCCAAAATGAGTTTACATTTCCCACAAATATCTAAATTACAACAGAGTTTAACAGAGGCTAGAATGAGTGGAGATCATTATCAag ctGCATTATATacgaatgaattatataaGCTTATGAAGGAAACAGGCTTAAGTCCTTGGAAATCTTTTCTTCCTATGCTTATGCAg gCACCTGTATTTCTTTGCATCGTCTTGGCTTTGAAACAAATGACCAATTTACCAGTTGAAAGTTTTAAAACTGGTGGTCTATGGTGGTTTGAAAATTTGACTGTGTCAGATCCTTATTACATATTACCTTTAATAACAAGTGcaacattatttattacgattGAAGTTGGAACAGATTCATTACCAGCTTCATCAATGGGAATGATTAAATATGTTTTACGTTGCGTCCCATTAGTCACATTACCAATTTCAGCAACCTTTTCATCT gctatattattttattggacAACGtcaaactttttctctttaatacaAGTTGGTTTATTAAGAACAAAACgtgtaagaaaatttttaaatttaccaTTGATAATACGAAACAAACCTATTGATCCAATTGCAAAGAAAGGatttataaaaggaataaaagaat cttgggaaaatataaaaataacgaagcaGATGGCTGAAAGAGATCACATagatatgataaaatttaataatgctGGAAGGGGTCCTGTAGTAAAAACATATGCATACGATCCAACGAAACAAATCAAACAATCTAAAAtacttacaaaaaataaataa